The following are encoded in a window of Mustela nigripes isolate SB6536 chromosome 1, MUSNIG.SB6536, whole genome shotgun sequence genomic DNA:
- the FGF17 gene encoding fibroblast growth factor 17 isoform X2, translated as MGATRLLPHVTLCLQLLILCCQTQYVRDQGAMTDQLSRRQIREYQLYSRTSGKHVQVTGRRISATAEDGNKFAKLIVETDTFGSRVRIKGAESEKYICMNKRGKLIGKPSGKSKDCVFTEIVLENNYTAFQNARHEGWFMAFTRQGRPRQASRSRQNQREAHFIKRLYQGQLPFPNHAERQKQFEFVGSAPTRRTKRTRRPQPLT; from the exons ATGGGAGCCACCCGCCTGCTGCCCCACGTCACTCT GTGCCTCCAGCTACTGATTCTCTGCTGTCAAACTCAG TACGTGAGGGACCAGGGCGCCATGACCGACCAGCTGAGCCGGCGGCAGATCCGAGAGTACCAGCTCTACAGCCGGACCAGTGGCAAGCACGTGCAGGTCACCGGGCGTCGCATCTCTGCCACCGCGGAGGATGGCAACAAGTTCG cCAAACTCATAGTGGAGACGGACACATTTGGAAGCCGCGTGCGCATCAAGGGTGCTGAGAGTGAGAAATACATCTGTATGAACAAGAGGGGCAAGCTCATTGGGAAG CCCAGCGGAAAGAGCAAAGACTGCGTGTTCACGGAGATCGTGCTGGAGAACAACTACACAGCCTTCCAGAATGCCCGGCACGAGGGATGGTTCATGGCCTTCACGAGGCAGGGTCGGCCCCGCCAAGCTTCTCGCAGCCGCCAGAACCAACGAGAGGCTCACTTCATCAAGCGCCTCTACCAGGGCCAGTTGCCCTTCCCCAACCACGCGGAGAGGCAGAAACAGTTCGAGTTCGTGGGCTCAGCCCCCACGCGCCGGACCAAGCGCACTCGGAGGCCACAGCCCCTGACGTAG
- the FGF17 gene encoding fibroblast growth factor 17 isoform X1, with the protein MGATRLLPHVTLCLQLLILCCQTQGENHPSPNFNQYVRDQGAMTDQLSRRQIREYQLYSRTSGKHVQVTGRRISATAEDGNKFAKLIVETDTFGSRVRIKGAESEKYICMNKRGKLIGKPSGKSKDCVFTEIVLENNYTAFQNARHEGWFMAFTRQGRPRQASRSRQNQREAHFIKRLYQGQLPFPNHAERQKQFEFVGSAPTRRTKRTRRPQPLT; encoded by the exons ATGGGAGCCACCCGCCTGCTGCCCCACGTCACTCT GTGCCTCCAGCTACTGATTCTCTGCTGTCAAACTCAG GGGGAGAATCACCCGTCTCCTAATTTTAACCAGTACGTGAGGGACCAGGGCGCCATGACCGACCAGCTGAGCCGGCGGCAGATCCGAGAGTACCAGCTCTACAGCCGGACCAGTGGCAAGCACGTGCAGGTCACCGGGCGTCGCATCTCTGCCACCGCGGAGGATGGCAACAAGTTCG cCAAACTCATAGTGGAGACGGACACATTTGGAAGCCGCGTGCGCATCAAGGGTGCTGAGAGTGAGAAATACATCTGTATGAACAAGAGGGGCAAGCTCATTGGGAAG CCCAGCGGAAAGAGCAAAGACTGCGTGTTCACGGAGATCGTGCTGGAGAACAACTACACAGCCTTCCAGAATGCCCGGCACGAGGGATGGTTCATGGCCTTCACGAGGCAGGGTCGGCCCCGCCAAGCTTCTCGCAGCCGCCAGAACCAACGAGAGGCTCACTTCATCAAGCGCCTCTACCAGGGCCAGTTGCCCTTCCCCAACCACGCGGAGAGGCAGAAACAGTTCGAGTTCGTGGGCTCAGCCCCCACGCGCCGGACCAAGCGCACTCGGAGGCCACAGCCCCTGACGTAG